The nucleotide sequence TTATTATATTTTATAAGGGAGAGAAATTGTATGAATCAAAACCAGGTAAGTTTAACAGCCTTAATATCAGCCTTTGGCCGTGCCTATCATAGTAAATATGACTCACCTAAAGTTTTTGACGACTTTATCGCCGAAGAGTTCATTTCTAAAAAAGAATTTGCGGAAATTAGAGAGCATATGGTTCAAGGCGTTTACTTTTTCAACAAAGAGATCGCCCAGAGGCTTAACAACGATCCAGATGAAATTATAAAATGGATTACCCAAGTCCAGCTTTCTCCTACTCCCTTAGCACGAGCAGCATTTTGCGAAAAAGTTTTAAACCATGAAATCAAATTAGGTGCCAGACAATATGTGATCCTTGGCGCTGGATTAGATACGTTCTGTTTTCGCCACCCGGAATTAATTGAAAACCTGGAAATATTTGAAATTGACCATCCATCTATGCAAGCGTTCAAAAAAGAGAGACTGGCGAGTACAGCCCTAGAAATTCCCAATCATCTTCACTTCGTTCCAATGGATTTTACGAAACAGTTTTCTAACGAGGAATTAGTCAAACAAGGGTTTAAAGATCAAAAAACCTTTTTTAGTTTGTTAGGAGTCTCCTATTATTTAAGCAAAAATGAAATAAAAAAATTATTTAAACACCTATTTGCAAATATCCCGTCAGGCAGCTCGATCGTATTTGATTATGCAGACGAAAAACTGTTTAAGGAAAAAGGATTATCGAATAGAGTAGCGAACATGGTGGAAATGGCCGCTGCCAGCGGAGAACCTATGAAATCATGCTTCTCTTACGCTGAAATTGAGAGGTTATTAGAAGAGGTAGGGTTGCTTATTTATGAGCACTTATCACCAGCTCAAATAAATGAACAATTTTTCAGTCACCGAACGGATTATTTAACTTCATTTGAAACGATTCATTATATTCACGCTGTAAAAAAATAAGAAGAGATACATGCTGCCGCTCAATAGCTAAGATGATTGAGCGGTTCTATGTTTATTTTTCTGCTTCAAAATTATCACCTGTTTGCAGACAATTGAAAGAGAAGTAAAAAAACATCCGTTCATTCGGATGTATCCCTTTATAAAAAACAGGACATGTACTCTGCTCTATATAGAAATTTTACTTTGTTTAGATTTAGATTTTTCTTTATACATGTCTGTATCAGCAAGGTTAATCGCTTCTTCCAAAGAAATATCCGTCCCTGATTCATAATAGCAAAAACCATGGCTGACTGAGACGCTGTACGGCTTATTGTGTGATTCGTTCATTTCACCAAAAGCAACAAGGATGTCATCCCATACTTTATGGACCGCAGACATTTGCTTATTAAAAAGACGATAATAAACTCATCCCCGCCATACCGAAAGAAAACATCTTCTTTTTCTATATGCTTTGTTATTTCCTGACAAACCGACTTAATCAATTCATCTCCTTCTGAATGACCGTATTTATCGTTCACCTCTTTTAGATTGTTTATATCAATAAAGCACAAAATAAATTCTTTATGTTGTTTTTGGGCATTCTGTAAAATTTCCGTGCCGCTCCTCCTGTTTATTACGCCGGTAAGAATATCTACCGAGGCATGCCTTCTCAGTTCAGCTTCTACTTTTTTAAAATTCGTTATATCAGTTACTCCAGCTAAAATATGCTTCTCATTTTCATGTTCAATCAATTCATAGTTTACAGAAAGCCATTTAGTCACGCCAGGAGATATATTTTGCTCGACAATATGATTTTTGATGCTGCCGTATTTACTAAGTTGTTTAACAATGAAGAATCTCTCTTCTAAATTGTTATAAATCAGATTTCCTTCAAATGGCTCTATCTGTCCAAATGAATGCTGATAAAAATCGATGGCTCTTTGATTAATCAACACAATCTTGCCATCACTGATTGTAGTAAGAAGCAGCGGATACGGATTGACTTCAAATAACTTCCGAAAGCTTGCTTCGTTTTCTTTTATTTTTAATTTATGAATAAACTGGCTTCTTCGATTTGCATAAAACGTCAGAACAATAAAAAAGGCTATAATTGCTGCAATGGTTGTATTGATTTGTTTGGCTATAAGAGTGTATTTATCTTCATTCACCATATAAAGGCCTATAAGAAAAGCCGCATGGTTAAACAAAAAAATGAAAAATGCATGTTTAGGCTTTATAGGAAGTATGACAGCTACACTAATCAGAATAATCGCATAAGCATCAACATTTCCAGTGAATCTTTGACTATTAATAGAAGCCATTGCTCCCATGAAAACATAAAATATAACGTACGTATTAATAAGGAAAGCGGGCCACATAGATGTGAAAATGAATCCTTTATTTTTTATCTTGCGGTAAAAATAAAGATACAAAATCGATAAGAGAAAACCAGCAGAATGGAGCGCGATCAGCGTGTATCTAAAACTAGGATCTTTTAAATCATTAACCAAAATAACATCCACATATAAATAATAAGCGTATAAAATCAGCAAAATAATGGATGCTATTTTCAATCTATGCAATAAAAAAATATGATTCGTTTTAACAAAGCTCTTATCGTCCATATAATCCTTATGTCGGTATAGTTTTGCTATTCTTTCCATGACTGTCATTACTTTAGAATTAGCCATACAAAAAAAGTCCTGCCTTTTTATTCATTTTTTCTCATTTTAGCATGTCGTTTCTAAAAATAATACCGTTTTCATCACGGGCAGACTCGATCTTTTTGATAAGCTTGCGGTTGGAAAAATGCTGGTACTCGCATCTTTTGGCACACATCACAATTGTGAATAAACAGCCTCTCTCCAGCGGTCCGTTCAAAGCACTTTGGATGGGATTATCAAAACCTCATTAAGGTAACCGTAGATCAAACTTTTTGTATTAATACATAACTGAACAAGTGAAGGGATAAAGAAAGAAAATAACGAATAGAACAAAGCGAGGAAAATCCCTTTCATCTCCTGATTAAACTCGATACGATGCAAGAAGAATGACATACAAAAAACAATTTAAATTGAAAATAAGTCCCTTCTAAAAGAAGGGAAAAGAGGGGAAAAACCCTCTTTCCATCGTCTCATTCCACCTAAAGAAATTAGTATCCTAGACTTCTTCCCCTCCCTCTTTATCAACAACCTTTGACGAATCCGGAAGTACAGAAGGCCTCCCCATCTAAAAATGACTTTAGTTTTTATCGCCTGTTACGGCCCCTCCCACCTCTTCGGCTCTCAAGTAGCTATTACATTCACCCATTAATCATTTCACTGGAAGTAAATGATCGATAACGATGCTATTGATGGCATTAATGTAGGCTTCGGCACTTGCTTTTAGGA is from Bacillus sp. PK3_68 and encodes:
- a CDS encoding class I SAM-dependent methyltransferase — encoded protein: MNQNQVSLTALISAFGRAYHSKYDSPKVFDDFIAEEFISKKEFAEIREHMVQGVYFFNKEIAQRLNNDPDEIIKWITQVQLSPTPLARAAFCEKVLNHEIKLGARQYVILGAGLDTFCFRHPELIENLEIFEIDHPSMQAFKKERLASTALEIPNHLHFVPMDFTKQFSNEELVKQGFKDQKTFFSLLGVSYYLSKNEIKKLFKHLFANIPSGSSIVFDYADEKLFKEKGLSNRVANMVEMAAASGEPMKSCFSYAEIERLLEEVGLLIYEHLSPAQINEQFFSHRTDYLTSFETIHYIHAVKK
- a CDS encoding GGDEF domain-containing protein, translating into MANSKVMTVMERIAKLYRHKDYMDDKSFVKTNHIFLLHRLKIASIILLILYAYYLYVDVILVNDLKDPSFRYTLIALHSAGFLLSILYLYFYRKIKNKGFIFTSMWPAFLINTYVIFYVFMGAMASINSQRFTGNVDAYAIILISVAVILPIKPKHAFFIFLFNHAAFLIGLYMVNEDKYTLIAKQINTTIAAIIAFFIVLTFYANRRSQFIHKLKIKENEASFRKLFEVNPYPLLLTTISDGKIVLINQRAIDFYQHSFGQIEPFEGNLIYNNLEERFFIVKQLSKYGSIKNHIVEQNISPGVTKWLSVNYELIEHENEKHILAGVTDITNFKKVEAELRRHASVDILTGVINRRSGTEILQNAQKQHKEFILCFIDINNLKEVNDKYGHSEGDELIKSVCQEITKHIEKEDVFFRYGGDEFIIVFLISKCLRSIKYGMTSLLLLVK